The Urbifossiella limnaea genome has a window encoding:
- a CDS encoding response regulator: MKVLIADDDPVSRRLLQSYLQKWGYDVATAVNGADAWRLFEQEEYPIVITDWVMPELNGTELIRRVRASQRPHYVYAILLTSRSQKEDLVEGMEAGADDFVNKPFLAEELRVRLRAGERIVNLERALADQNQALREARAAREGTVDRPDA; the protein is encoded by the coding sequence ATGAAAGTCCTGATCGCGGACGACGACCCCGTCTCCCGGCGCCTGCTCCAGAGCTACCTCCAGAAGTGGGGCTATGACGTCGCCACCGCCGTCAACGGCGCGGACGCCTGGCGGCTGTTCGAGCAGGAGGAGTACCCGATCGTCATCACCGACTGGGTGATGCCCGAACTGAACGGGACGGAGTTGATCCGCCGCGTCCGGGCCAGTCAGCGGCCGCACTACGTCTACGCCATCCTCCTGACGTCGCGGTCCCAGAAGGAAGACCTCGTCGAGGGGATGGAGGCTGGGGCCGACGACTTCGTGAACAAGCCGTTCCTCGCCGAGGAACTCCGCGTCCGCCTGCGGGCGGGCGAGCGGATCGTCAACCTCGAGCGGGCGCTGGCGGACCAGAATCAGGCACTCCGGGAGGCCCGTGCCGCCCGGGAGGGAACCGTCGACCGGCCGGACGCATGA
- a CDS encoding ATP-binding response regulator encodes MASILVVDDSMIDQRLAGRLLQSRTSPTDGPEPTGFTVTYAANGREALAAVDREAPAVIVTDLLMPEMTGLELVREVRARHPLVPVVLMTAHGSEEMAVRALQAGAASYVPKRDLARDLLQSVEAVVEASKTRRGHARLMKCLTRSEADFVLDNDPSLIPPLVGHLRECVFRISSADETELVRVTMALREALMNAMEHGNLEMSSDLRGRDDKEYHRLADERRSDPRYAGRRVHVTARDTPAEAVVVIRDEGPGFDTTAVPDPTDPANLEKSSGRGLLLMRAFMSEVRHNAKGNEVALIRRPES; translated from the coding sequence ATGGCTTCGATCCTGGTCGTGGACGATTCGATGATCGACCAGCGACTGGCGGGTCGGCTGTTGCAGTCGCGGACGTCCCCGACCGACGGCCCGGAGCCGACCGGGTTCACTGTGACGTACGCGGCGAACGGCCGGGAGGCCCTCGCGGCCGTCGATCGCGAGGCCCCGGCCGTCATCGTCACCGACCTGCTGATGCCCGAAATGACTGGGCTGGAACTGGTCCGCGAGGTCCGGGCCAGGCACCCGCTCGTGCCCGTCGTTTTGATGACCGCGCACGGGAGCGAGGAGATGGCCGTGCGCGCCCTCCAGGCGGGTGCCGCGAGCTACGTCCCGAAGCGGGACCTGGCCCGCGACCTCCTGCAGTCGGTCGAGGCGGTCGTCGAGGCGTCCAAGACCCGGCGCGGCCACGCCCGGCTGATGAAGTGCCTGACCCGGAGCGAGGCCGACTTCGTGCTCGACAACGACCCGTCCCTCATCCCGCCGCTGGTCGGCCACCTCCGGGAGTGCGTGTTCCGGATCAGCAGTGCGGACGAGACGGAACTGGTCCGGGTGACGATGGCGCTGCGGGAGGCGCTGATGAACGCCATGGAGCACGGCAACCTGGAGATGAGTTCCGACCTCCGCGGCCGCGACGACAAGGAGTACCACCGCCTCGCCGACGAGCGGCGGTCCGACCCACGCTACGCCGGCCGCCGGGTCCACGTTACCGCGCGGGACACCCCGGCGGAGGCCGTGGTCGTGATCCGCGACGAGGGGCCGGGGTTCGACACCACGGCGGTGCCCGACCCGACCGACCCGGCCAACCTGGAGAAGTCGAGCGGCCGGGGGTTGCTCCTCATGCGGGCGTTCATGTCCGAGGTGCGGCACAACGCCAAGGGGAACGAAGTCGCCCTGATCCGCCGGCCGGAGTCGTGA